The Primulina eburnea isolate SZY01 chromosome 13, ASM2296580v1, whole genome shotgun sequence genome includes a region encoding these proteins:
- the LOC140809277 gene encoding uncharacterized protein isoform X1, whose protein sequence is MASNSSSSIYIGNIDDRVGERVLYDILIQAGRVVELHIPRDKETGKPKGFAFAEYETEEIAEYAVKLFSGLVTLYKKTLKFGISGQDKPSVSLQIPTSPTINSSFKPRPHPLPGNHGEFSPQSMGLPTSRHFPEHKSNHGRVPFDVSERHPHPTMYNDDIDYSRSHRFYLSTLDNLSRSRSRRHDMRDY, encoded by the exons ATGGCTAGCAACTCGAGTTCCTCCATATATATTG GAAACATTGATGATAGAGTGGGTGAAAGGGTACTGTATGATATTCTCATTCAAGCTGGCCGTGTTGTGGAGTTGCATATCCCCCGAGACAAGGAAACTGGCAAGCCAAAAGGCTTTGCATttgctgaatatgagacagaagAGATTGCAGAGTATGCTGTCAAGCTTTTCTCCGGTCTAGTGACACTCTACAAAAAAACATTGAAGTTTGGG ATTTCTGGCCAAGACAAGCCATCTGTGAGTTTACAAATACCCACGTCACCCACTATTAATTCTTCTTTCAAACCGAGGCCACATCCTCTACCAGGTAATCATGGGGAATTCTCACCACAATCTATGGGATTACCAACATCACGCCATTTTCCGGAGCACAAAAGTAATCATGGGCGAG TTCCCTTTGATGTATCTGAACGCCACCCCCACCCAACCATGTACAACGATGATATCGACTACAGCCGCAGCCACAGATTTTATTTATCCACATTGGATAACCTCAGTCGTTCTAGGTCACGACGACATGATATGCGTGACTATTAA
- the LOC140809993 gene encoding 4-hydroxy-tetrahydrodipicolinate reductase 2, chloroplastic-like: MSGASVQSVELSQSAVSKNVGIPVMVNGCTGKMGRAVLEAAISAGLDPVPVALGGPDDAGKIVDAGGKQIEVHGHTDREKILASTFDDYPNLIVVDYTVPTAVNENAALYCKVGVPFVIGTTGGDRELLYKTVEDSKVYAVISPQMGKQVVAFIAAIKIMAEQFPGAFSGYKLEVMESHQASKLDISGTAKDVISCFQKLGVSYELDQVLQIRDPKLQTEMVGVPEEHLSGHAFHMYHLSSPDGTVSFEFQHNVCGRSIYAEGTVDAILFLAKKVESNSDKRIFNMIDVLREGNMR, from the exons ATGTCAGGCGCCTCAGTTCAATCTGTGGAATTGTCTCAGTCGGCTGTGTCAAAAAATGTTGGGATTCCTGTCATG GTGAACGGTTGTACAGGAAAAATGGGAAGGGCTGTTCTTGAGGCAGCTATCTCTGCTGGACTTGATCCTGTGCCTGTGGCATTAGGAGGTCCGGATGACGCTGGAAAAATTGTGGATGCCGGTGGAAAACAGATTGAAGTGCATGGTCATACGGATAGAGAAAAGATTCTGGCTTCTACATTTGATGATTACCCGAATTTGATCGTCGTAGACTACACTGTTCCGACTGCTGTTAATG AAAATGCTGCTCTATATTGCAAAGTCGGGGTACCCTTTGTGATAGGAACCACTGGAGGAGACAGGGAGCTGCTCTATAAGACTGTGGAGGACTCAAAGGTTTATGCTGTGATCTCACCTCAAATGGGAAAACAG GTGGTAGCATTTATTGCAGCCATTAAAATTATGGCAGAACAATTTCCTGGAGCATTTTCTGGGTATAAGTTAGAG gTGATGGAGTCCCATCAAGCAAGTAAATTGGACATTTCTGGAACTGCCAAGGATGTTATCTCTTGCTTTCAGAAACTTGGAGTTTCCTACGAACTAGATCAG GTATTGCAAATTCGAGATCCCAAGCTACAAACCGAGATGGTGGGAGTCCCGGAAGAGCATTTATCTGGTCATGCATTTCACATGTATCATCTGTCATCACCTGACGGCAC TGTTTCCTTTGAGTTTCAGCACAATGTTTGTGGTAGATCAATTTATGCAGAAGGTACTGTGGATGCAATTCTTTTTCTTGCCAAGAAG GTTGAATCAAATTCAGACAAGAGGATATTCAACATGATAGACGTTCTGCGGGAGGGTAACATGAGATGA
- the LOC140809277 gene encoding uncharacterized protein isoform X2, with product MDIFACPGNIDDRVGERVLYDILIQAGRVVELHIPRDKETGKPKGFAFAEYETEEIAEYAVKLFSGLVTLYKKTLKFGISGQDKPSVSLQIPTSPTINSSFKPRPHPLPGNHGEFSPQSMGLPTSRHFPEHKSNHGRVPFDVSERHPHPTMYNDDIDYSRSHRFYLSTLDNLSRSRSRRHDMRDY from the exons ATGGATATATT TGCTTGTCCAGGAAACATTGATGATAGAGTGGGTGAAAGGGTACTGTATGATATTCTCATTCAAGCTGGCCGTGTTGTGGAGTTGCATATCCCCCGAGACAAGGAAACTGGCAAGCCAAAAGGCTTTGCATttgctgaatatgagacagaagAGATTGCAGAGTATGCTGTCAAGCTTTTCTCCGGTCTAGTGACACTCTACAAAAAAACATTGAAGTTTGGG ATTTCTGGCCAAGACAAGCCATCTGTGAGTTTACAAATACCCACGTCACCCACTATTAATTCTTCTTTCAAACCGAGGCCACATCCTCTACCAGGTAATCATGGGGAATTCTCACCACAATCTATGGGATTACCAACATCACGCCATTTTCCGGAGCACAAAAGTAATCATGGGCGAG TTCCCTTTGATGTATCTGAACGCCACCCCCACCCAACCATGTACAACGATGATATCGACTACAGCCGCAGCCACAGATTTTATTTATCCACATTGGATAACCTCAGTCGTTCTAGGTCACGACGACATGATATGCGTGACTATTAA
- the LOC140809670 gene encoding uncharacterized protein, with translation MPSLSPLFKLFATLTLILSLTLTASAARCHVDDEIGLLDFKSGIRADPSGLLSSWKKGTYCCTWLGVTCLSGQRVTAMSVAGQPNNATTTLSGTISPSLSKLQFLDGVYLTDLKNLSGPFPSFLFSLPKLLYVYIENNKLSGPIPHNISKLTRLDVLSLEGNRFSGSIPSSIGNLVRLTQLKLGGNLLTGTVPVSIQRLRNLTLLHLERNQLSGTIPDFFSGFSDLRSIRLSHNTFTGKIPESISVLAPFLRYLELGHNSLTGKIPDFLGKFHAMDTLDLSWNRFSGTVPKSFVNLTKIFNLDLSRNSLVDPFPDMQVKGIESLDLSYNRFHLKSIPQWVTASPIIFSLKLAKCGLKINLDDWKPAETYFYDYIDLSENEITGSPVKILNRTDYLVGFYASGNKLKFNLESVRIVKTLKHLDLSHNLVFGKVPPAVSGLTKLNVSYNHLCGQLPTTKFPAESFVGNDCLCGSPLPKCK, from the coding sequence ATGCCTTCTCTTTCACCTCTCTTCAAATTATTCGCTACTCTAACTCTGATACTCAGCCTCACACTCACAGCCTCAGCAGCAAGATGCCACGTGGACGATGAGATCGGGTTGCTGGATTTCAAGTCGGGAATTCGGGCCGACCCGTCTGGTTTGCTTTCCTCATGGAAGAAAGGAACATACTGCTGCACATGGTTAGGCGTCACCTGCCTCAGCGGCCAACGGGTCACGGCCATGTCCGTTGCTGGCCAGCCCAACAATGCCACCACTACTTTATCTGGTACCATTTCGCCTTCGCTTTCGAAACTACAGTTTCTGGATGGAGTctatctcacggatcttaaaaACTTAAGTGGCCCTTTCCCTTCTTTTCTGTTTAGCCTCCCAAAACTTCTGTATGTTTATATCGAAAACAATAAACTATCGGGTCCTATACCTCACAACATTAGTAAATTGACCCGACTGGACGTGCTAAGCTTGGAAGGAAACCGATTCTCGGGGTCTATACCGAGTTCGATCGGTAATTTGGTTCGGTTGACGCAGCTGAAACTCGGTGGTAATCTTCTGACCGGCACGGTTCCTGTTAGCATTCAGCGGCTGAGGAACCTGACCCTACTACATTTGGAGCGGAACCAATTATCTGGGACGATACCGGATTTCTTTTCGGGCTTTTCGGACCTCAGAAGTATAAGGCTTTCTCACAACACGTTCACTGGAAAAATCCCAGAAAGCATTTCTGTCTTAGCGCCATTTCTACGTTACCTTGAGCTCGGACACAACTCCCTGACGGGGAAAATCCCTGATTTTCTGGGAAAATTCCATGCCATGGACACATTGGATCTGTCTTGGAACCGATTTTCAGGGACTGTGCCCAAAAGTTTCGTTAATCTCACCAAGATCTTTAACTTGGACTTGTCCCGTAATTCTCTGGTGGACCCGTTTCCGGATATGCAGGTGAAAGGTATAGAGTCGTTGGATTTATCTTATAATCGATTCCATTTGAAGAGCATTCCTCAATGGGTTACTGCCTCTCCTATAATATTTTCTTTGAAGTTAGCAAAATGTGGGCTCAAGATTAATTTGGATGACTGGAAGCCTGCGGAGACATACTTCTATGATTACATCGATCTTTCCGAGAACGAAATAACCGGTAGTCCAGTAAAGATTTTGAACAGAACTGATTACTTGGTGGGGTTCTATGCTTCTGGAAACAAGTTAAAATTTAACCTGGAGAGTGTGAGAATTGTCAAGACCTTGAAGCACTTGGATTTGTCACACAATTTGGTGTTTGGGAAGGTGCCTCCCGCGGTTTCAGGGCTCACAAAATTGAATGTTAGTTACAATCACTTGTGTGGTCAGCTACCGACGACAAAGTTCCCGGCAGAATCGTTTGTCGGGAACGATTGCCTCTGTGGTTCTCCATTGCCCAAATGCAAATGA